One stretch of Pomacea canaliculata isolate SZHN2017 linkage group LG1, ASM307304v1, whole genome shotgun sequence DNA includes these proteins:
- the LOC112561249 gene encoding spermine oxidase-like has translation MAVDTLLLLVGGDQQQHQAIVVRKVKPTRMSDKVSVVIVGAGVAGLSTAVHLIKAGFTNVIVLEASDRIGGRVKSVSPKDGEGIVELGATCIHGATPENPVYALTEEWSLPGDVLIRSMAEISRFVVRNGKKLPERNASIKVTNRKSAAEFIEEAKPKFLEKFAAGEERESASKALNNMLNYLRFFNGDELNLLSADLFGCFEMIPGKEIKSPGGRFLSFVERLYDQIPKENVVLNKEVVKIIWDKDADEEVTDDKRKGQIRIQCKDGKVFDADHVVVTCSLGHLKANFKQLFYPPLPEAKGGAIERIGFGRVAKLFVYYNKPFWTDGIKLAWSDDLSEIKEDSDWIKRIVGFDVQHTNTKVLGGPFGGRGAEVMEKLSDEEIALTCRDIFRKFLNDPSIPAPDLVLRSSWISDPLYCGAYSYLSMDSRETDIEDLGRPLPSIHCPKLQFAGEATHPQYFSTVHGAFLSGVRESRRIQEIYQ, from the exons ATGGCAGTTGATACGTTACTCTTACTGGTCGGTGGAGATCAACAGCAGCATCAAGCAATTGT AGTCAGAAAAGTGAAACCAACTAGAATGTCAGATAAGGTGTCAGTTGTGATTGTTGGGGCAGGTGTGGCAGGTCTCAGCACTGCTGTTCACCTAATCAAAGCTGGGTTTACCAATGTCATTGTTCTGGAGGCTTCTGATAG AATAGGGGGAAGAGTCAAATCAGTTTCACCTAAGGATGGAGAAGGAATTGTGGAGCTTGGAGCTACCTGCATTCATGGTGCAACACCTGAAAACCCAGTGTATGCCTTGACAGAGGAGTGGAGCCTTCCTGGAGATGTGCTAATTAG AAGTATGGCAGAAATTTCAAGATTTGTTgtcagaaatggaaaaaaacttcCGGAAAGGAATGCCAGCATAAAAGTGACAAATAGAAAGTCAGCTGCCGAATTTATTGAAGAAGCTAAACCAAAATTTCTGGAAAAATTTGCAGCTGGAGAAGAGCGTGAGAGTGCCTCCAAGGCTCTCAACAATATGCTAAACTATCTTCGTTTCTTTAATGGTGATGAGCTCAACTTACTCTCAGCAGATCTTTTTGGATGCTTTGAGATGATCCCAGGGAAAGAGATTAAATCTCCTGGTggaagatttctttctttcgtggAACGTCTTTATGACCAGATTCCTAAGGAAAATGTTGTATTGAACAAGGAGGTTGTGAAAATAATATGGGATAAGGATGCAGATGAAGAGGTCACAGATGACAAAAGAAAGGGGCAAATTAGAATCCAGTGCAAAGATGGGAAAGTATTTGATGCTGATCATGTCGTAGTTACTTGTTCTCTGGGCCACCTTAAGGCTAACTTCAAACAACTCTTTTATCCTCCTCTACCCGAGGCCAAGGGTGGTGCCATTGAGCGAATAGGATTTGGACGCGTTGCAAAGCTTTTTGTATACTATAACAAACCTTTCTGGACAGATGGAATTAAGCTAGCATGGTCTGATGATCTCTCGGAGATCAAAGAGGATTCAGACTGGATTAAGAGGATTGTTGGGTTTGATGTGCAACACACCAACACCAAGGTGCTTGGTGGGCCTTTTGGAGGAAGAGGAGCTGAGGTCATGGAGAAACTTTCTGATGAGGAAATTGCACTAACTTGCAGAGATATATTTCGCAAATTTCTTAATGACCCATCAATCCCAGCACCTGATCTTGTTCTAAGATCCAGCTGGATCAGTGATCCGCTATATTGTGGAGCCTACAGCTATCTAAGCATGGACAGCAGAGAGACAGATATAGAAGATTTGGGCAGGCCACTGCCCAGCATACATTGTCCAAAACTTCAGTTTGCAGGTGAAGCCACCCACCCACAGTATTTCTCCACTGTCCATGGGGCTTTTCTCAGTGGAGTTCGGGAAAGCAGAAGGATCCAGGAAATCTATCAGtga
- the LOC112558549 gene encoding 3-mercaptopyruvate sulfurtransferase-like, which translates to MSGKFSALVTVKWLVDALKLSPRNLRVLDGSWHLPVANRNARLEYKAGHIPGALFFDIDECADQKANYCPHMLPSVSAFEEYVGKLGINNNTHVVVYDNNDTFPVFSAQRVWWTFRTFGHDKISVLEGGLRKWCNEGNPLTSDIVQVPSETFKATFRPNLVKNFNDVEVNQFSKREFVLVDARPSGRFEGTQPEPRPDIKPGHIPGSVNLPFPDIMDVEKQMFKTREELQQLFDKLSIDLKQPMVASCGSGISACIVALAAYICGKDDVAVYDGSWTEWYQRAKPEQMENVPVN; encoded by the exons ATGAGTGGTAAATTTAGTGCGTTAGTCACCGTGAAATGGCTCGTGGACGCTCTGAAATTGTCACCTCGAAATCTACGCGTTCTTGATGGATCTTGGCATCTTCCAGTTGCAAACAGAAATGCCAGACTTGAGTACAAAGCAGGGCACATACCCGGAGCCTTGTTTTTCGACATCGACGAGTGCGCGGATCAAAAGGCGAACTACTGTCCTCATATGCTTCCATCAGTCTCAGCCTTTGAAGAGTACGTGGGAAAGCTTGGCATCAACAACAATACGCACGTCGTTGTGTATGACAACAACGATACCTTCCCCGTCTTCTCGGCACAGCGTGTTTGGTGGACTTTCCGCACCTTTGGGCATGACAAGATATCAGTGCTTGAAGGAGGTTTACGCAAGTGGTGCAACGAAGGCAATCCACTTACTAGTGATATCGTGCAGGTACCTTCCGAAACATTTAAGGCAACTTTCAGACCAAATCTTGTAAAGAACTTTAATGATGTTGAGGTCAACCAGTTTTCTAAACGCGAATTTGTCCTCGTGGATGCCAGACCATCTGGGCGATTTGAAGGAACTCAGCCAGAACCAAGACCTG ATATTAAGCCTGGCCACATACCAGGGTCTGTGAACCTGCCATTTCCTGATATAATGGATGTTGAAAAGCAGATGTTTAAAACCAGGGAAGAACTGCAGCAACTCTTTGATAAACTTTCAATAGACCTCAAGCAGCCTATGGTAGCATCCTGTGGGTCTG GTATATCAGCTTGTATTGTGGCCTTAGCTGCCTATATTTGTGGCAAAGACGATGTAGCTGTGTATGATGGATCTTGGACAGAGTGGTATCAAAGGGCTAAACCAGAACAAATGGAAAATGTACCTGTCAACTAA